Proteins encoded within one genomic window of Eurosta solidaginis isolate ZX-2024a chromosome 1, ASM4086904v1, whole genome shotgun sequence:
- the LOC137239113 gene encoding uncharacterized protein, producing the protein MRLLLLGKLKGKAQQWLHSKPNFVAESFMQLVEELKVMFGTTYSKLILRKKFEKRKWKQTESFAEYYNDKIMLANPLNLEEEELIEYLIDGIMDEQLRIQAYLQCYNCKAQLLQAFSKVKQREVVGKFFNSTSTSKANIRCYNCNSMGHYASECRKPKIEKGACYDCGSKAHRINECPDRNKTVHHVEGDEYIA; encoded by the exons ATGAGGTTGTTGCTATTAGGCAAATTAAAGGGCAAAGCTCAGCAATGGCTACATTCAAAGCCAAATTTTGTAGCTGAAAGTTTTATGCAACTGGTAGAGGAGTTGAAAGTAATGTTTGGTACTACTTATAGTAAATTGATTTTACGCAAGAAATTCGAAAAACGTAAATGGAAGCAAACAGAAAGTTTTGCAGAATATTATAATGATAAAATTATGTTAGCAAACCCGTTGAATTTGGAAGAAGAAGAATTAATTGAGTATCTCATAGATGGTATAATGGACGAGCAGTTACGTATTCAGGCATATTTGCAGTGTTATAATTGTAAAGCACAGTTGCTGCAGGCATTTTCAAAAGTTAAACAACGAGAAGTTGTAGGAAAATTTTTTAACTCAACTTCTACAAGTAAAGCAAATATAAGATGTTACAATTGTAACTCAATGGGTCACTATGCTTCAGAGTGCCGAAAGCCAAAGATAGAGAAGGGAGCTTGTTATGATTGCGGAAGCAAAGCTCATCGGATCAATGAATGCCCAGATCGTAATAAGACAGTACATCATGTAGAGGGAGATGAATAT atTGCCTGA